One genomic segment of Nitrospirota bacterium includes these proteins:
- a CDS encoding four helix bundle protein, whose protein sequence is MEPGHLEQPCSLAPYRGTGDTLPAPPGIQAEERIRREVGGGRSGIVNREPVTPTRRFERPHHKLDIWNKAMGLAEQVYQLTRSFPADEKYGLVLQMRRAAVSIVSNLAEGAARRTNKELEQFLHIAQGSLSELEAQFELAERLGLVNQWARDLVNDVARMLSGLVRYARNRRADGVTREAVRYPG, encoded by the coding sequence ATGGAACCCGGACATCTTGAACAGCCCTGCTCCCTCGCCCCGTACCGGGGGACAGGGGACACCCTTCCCGCTCCACCCGGAATCCAAGCCGAAGAACGAATAAGACGTGAGGTGGGAGGTGGGAGGAGTGGAATCGTGAACCGTGAACCCGTGACCCCGACGCGACGATTCGAGCGGCCACATCATAAGCTCGATATTTGGAACAAGGCCATGGGTCTTGCCGAACAGGTCTACCAGCTTACGCGCAGTTTCCCAGCCGATGAAAAGTACGGGCTTGTCCTACAAATGCGGCGAGCGGCTGTCAGCATCGTCAGCAACCTTGCCGAAGGGGCGGCAAGACGGACCAACAAGGAGCTGGAGCAATTCCTCCATATCGCGCAGGGATCCCTGAGCGAACTTGAGGCCCAATTCGAGTTGGCCGAACGCCTCGGCCTCGTTAATCAATGGGCACGCGACTTGGTCAACGATGTCGCGCGAATGCTGTCTGGGCTTGTCCGGTATGCTAGGAATAGGCGGGCCGATGGCGTAACAAGAGAAGCCGTGAGGTATCCAGGGTGA